The following proteins are encoded in a genomic region of Diabrotica virgifera virgifera chromosome 1, PGI_DIABVI_V3a:
- the LOC114324226 gene encoding uncharacterized protein LOC114324226 isoform X3, which yields MGAGWTLMWQSQNIFWLLGSRLLVGIGNGYCAGQVKMYISNICDEDLKQMFTKLINLYIFLGIILIYSFGPFIDFRYTSITCMLITLVVFCIILLLPTTPKELVKANKLKQARNIISKLKPGINLNTEVNKISDSLKIDNQEYGFLPLMKDREARINFIKFTLLTFCQQFSGAPATIIYTQILLRESHCSYPKYFAIAYAITFFISNVIGIFLMPRFNKKTVLLLSTFSVILLQITKILIVYFEVNEKYWSYSSTLVLFLFIVVHTLGLGNIPLTLIPDMFSSSYRTFATHFFICFHSMLALIITKIFQVLLTQYHVGVPFYLFLSVSSFAFVFIYFFIGQKTEKSAAVIIVENLDKNNKIVI from the coding sequence ATGGGAGCTGGATGGACTCTGATGTGGCAATCCCAAAACATCTTTTGGCTACTAGGAAGTCGGCTTCTGGTCGGAATAGGCAATGGATACTGTGCAGGCCAAGTCAAGATGTACATCAGCAATATTTGCGACGAAGATCTGAAACAGATGTTCACCAAACTAATTAATTTGTACATTTTTCTAGGAATTATATTGATATACTCATTCGGACCTTTTATTGACTTCAGATACACGTCAATAACATGTATGTTGATCACGTTGGTCGTTTTCTGTATAATTTTATTGTTGCCAACTACTCCTAAGGAGCTAGTTAAAGCAAATAAACTAAAACAAGCTAGAAATATAATTTCTAAACTAAAACCGGGCATAAATTTGAATACCGAAGTGAATAAAATAAGTGACAGCCTGAAGATAGACAATCAAGAATACGGTTTTTTACCTTTGATGAAAGACAGAGAAGCGcgtataaattttataaaattcactTTGCTGACATTTTGTCAGCAATTTAGTGGTGCCCCTGCTACGATAATATACACTCAAATTTTACTCAGGGAATCACACTGTTCGTACCCTAAGTATTTCGCTATAGCGTATGCCATTACGTTTTTTATCAGCAATGTCATTGGTATATTTCTGATGCCAAGGTTTAACAAAAAAACAGTATTATTGTTGTCTACTTTTAGcgttattttattacaaataacaaaaattttaattgtttattttgAAGTGAACGAGAAGTATTGGAGTTACTCTTCAACTctcgttttgtttttatttattgttgtacATACTTTAGGATTAGGGAACATTCCACTTACACTGATTCCTGATATGTTTTCCAGTTCCTACAGAACATTCGCGACTCATTTCTTCATATGTTTCCATTCCATGTTAGCTTTAATTATTACAAAGATATTCCAAGTATTATTGACTCAGTATCATGTAGGAGttcctttttatttatttttaagtgttagtagttttgcgtttgtttttatttatttttttataggacAAAAGACTGAAAAAAGCGCGGCTGTAATTATTGTTGAAAATTTagacaaaaacaataaaattgttatatga